ATGTCAACCCATGTCTCACCAAGTAGTCCCTACCATTCGGAACATTTCACACCATTTTACACTTGACACAAGCACACAAACACATGTGCGAAGAGAAGGGAGGGGCAgcagagggggagagagaggccTCAATTGACAACATATTACAATTGTAGGAGCATTGATCCTGGATCATCTTGTGACAGCCAGAGAAGTCAATTTATCTGAGTCAAGGTGATTCATTTGGATTATATCCCAACATGTGTGATAAACCCGCACATGTTTCCCACGATTCACAACCTTTTGAAGTAAAGATGTTATGTTTGGCGGGAGAGCTAGAATCTCTCGAAGCTGCAATCAatgtgtcaaaaaaaaaagctgcTGCAACTTAGTAAATGACTGATGCATGTGGGAAGGCTAACAAATTTGTTTTCCAACATATCTAAAATTGTCAATGATGACCTGCAataaagatttttcaagaaactaAGCTCTGATAAGCTGCATCTTTGCATATTCAAGTAAATTGCGCTCGGAAGAGCTAACGGGAGAGAGAAATTGGTATAATCACTTAATCCCCACACAAATTCCAGGAACTTGCTAAGTTGTGAGCATCCATCAACAAAAATATGCTCAAGATGATGCAGTGTATAGATGCTACAAGGAAGGTTTTTAAGGTCTGCACAGTCCCTTAAATGCAACTCTTTCAGTTCGACTAGATTCGCAACAGAAGAGTATATTGCAAGCACGTACCTAGAATTCCTTCCCCAATATGCGGATGCTGCTTTTACTCGGGATTAGACGTACAATTTTCTTGTGGCCTGTATATAATGGCACCGATGGTGGAGAGTAACTGGGCCATTCCAGCCATCTTAATTCAACAGGAAAGTATATGGGATCACCTGAATGGTTTATGGAAAATTCTGGGCCTTTTCATGTTTGTGAAGGCTTGAGCACTGAAGTGTACTTCTTCAGGAGCAGCCAACTTGAGCATCATTGCTTCCACTCTATTAGTTCCCTGGCAGCACATATATGAGCACACGATTTAAGTGCAAAGGTGTCTAGGTTATGCAAGGATGTATTAAATAAGATTTGCTGTGCTTCTGGTGTCTTTTGTTCTTAGCTTTCAGAATCTGCTTTTACTTTAGCATTTGAAACAAGAGTTTTATGAACACCTCAATCATAAAAAACCACAGCATTTAAGTTCCTGCAGATTTTTTCCATAATTTACTTTCTGGGGAGAGGTCAATGTACAAACCTTACATCTCAGGGTTGGATATGGAAAAAGTGACTATTATGGACCATCAGGCCATTATCTTACTTAGCAGAATATATTCACACACCTTTTTAGTATAAGGCCAAAAGTACTTTGTAAGAGGCTTTAACCCTACCAAACGGGCATACATATTGTCAAAAACAAAGGACCATGATTCAGGTTATTACCGTGCCTTCTGTTAGCACATGAAGCACATACTCATAGAACCACAACATGTCGCGCTCCCCTGGATCTTTGGGAGATTCCCTTCGAACAATTTCTCTTCCCATTTCTTGAATCATATCATGCATCTCCAGCTTGCCATACTTAATAGTGATGAGCAACTTATCTATAAGAACAGCAATTCCACCATCCGGGTAGAGATCACAGCTCTTCCAAAATTTTCTCACATAACTTATACACTCTCCCATGAAGAAACATGCTATGTCAGGAAAAATATCCTTCTGATAATCATCTAGACCATCAATTTTCAGCAAACTGAAGATTTCTCCACTGAAAacttccttcattttttttaatgcccTTTTCCATTCAAGCAAGCTCCTACTTCGAAGAAAAGAACCCAAAACTTTAATAGCTAATGGAAGTCCTTTGGTGTTATCCACTACGTTATTTGAAAGCTCTTCATAATCTGAAGGAGGTGAAAGATTCCTGAAAACAATCAAACTCAAAAGCATACAAGCACTGGAATGTTGTAACGGTTGAACCTTGTATACACTTTCTATGTGATGGGCAGCCAGTAAATGTTCATCTCTAGTCGTTATGAGAATTCTACTTCCACAACCAAACCAATCACGTCCTCCAACTAGTGTTTCCAATTGGATTAACTGGTTCACATTGTCAATGACAATGaggacttttttattttattttatttttattttttgggcaaAGTCTACTCTTTATCACGTTCATACCTCTGTGGACATTGCCAAGCTTCAGACTATCGTCCCATTTTACCTGAGAAAAAAGTGTCCCTTGAAGCTGAAGTAGGCCACCTTCTGCGGATTTCTTGCAAGTTTCTCTAACATTGGGAAGAAAGCTGCAACAGTAAATTAGCAAAAGCATTGCAAGTAGCTTTGGCGATAGTCATCTTCCCTATTCCTCCAAATCCGGAAATCCTGACCATGTGAAGCTCATTTGATGCCATGTCTAGCAAAGTATGCATATGGGACGCATGCAAATTTATGTCAACCACGTTTTTGGGAACATGAAACTGCTCATTATTCAACTCGGCCCATACTCTCTTGACAATGCTCTTAATGACATAAGACTTGTGCCTGGTAGATTCCAAGCATAAAGCCGATGAAGAATACTCAAGGAGATTCAAAGACATTTGATACAAGCAGTACCAAGTTGATCTCCAATGAGATCAACTCGCGGTCAATATCTCATGCACCATAGACCAGGTTCAGTTCCTAGCAATCGGCACCTAAAAGAGAAGGTAGGGGAATCAACCTTTTGGATACCTAATTAATCAGATAAATACTCAGTCAGCCTTTAGTTCAATCAAGAAACAGATCATTACCCTCCTTTTTGCTAAACCTGCAAACCTCAATGGGCTTGTAGAGGGACATGGTCCAGCTGCATGTTTATTTACTCTATGCATGACTTTTGAATTCCCCTTTTAGAGTGAAGAAACGATACATAAGCTTTCCTGCTCCAATTAGAGTGAAttgattttttccccttttatgcATAAACATTACCCTGAATTTATTTCCGAGGAAGTAAATGAAATTCCTTAATCAACAATTGGAAAGGAATAAATGAGAGTCTTACTTGCCAAACCAAAATGCCAGCCAGAGTTGTCTGCCGCTTTAGTCAGTGCTTCTCTCTCACCTCTTCACCTTCCCCGAATCGCCCTTCGAGTTCAACCTTTATTTCCAAGGAAGTAAGTGAAATTCCTTAATCAACAATTGGAAAGGAATAAATGAGAGTCTTACTTGTCAAACCAAAATGCCAGCAAAAGTTGTCTGCCGCTCTAGTCAGTGCTTCTCTCTCACCTCTTCACCTTCCCCGAATCGCCCTTCGACTTCAACCTTTCATCGTGACCAATTAGGGCTTGTCCATACCTCCCCTCTGGTTCCTCACCTCCGACGGATCCACCTTGTCCAACAGCGGCCACAAGATCTGCCCCATCGTATCCCTGCACTCGACGATTCTCACCAGCTCGTCCAAGCACCAGCCAGAGGACCCGTAGTTCCCCGAGAACACGACGGCCGAGATCCTCGACTCCCCGACGGATCCACCTTGTCAGAACAGCGGCCACAAGATCTGCCCCATCGTATCCCTGCACTCGACGATTCTCACCAGCTCGTCCAAGCACCAGCCAGAGGACCCGTAGTTCTCCGAGAACACGACGGCCGAGATCCTCGACTCCCCTATGGCTCCATGGAAGCTTAGGAACACGTCTTACCCGCATGGACGGCCAGAAGGACAAGGGCGGAGCGTGGCCGGAGGCCTCCGGGCTCGAGCTCGACGTGAGCGATGAGAGACGGAAGGGAGAGCAACCTCCTTCTCAAACAGCAGTCTGACCGTGTGAAATGCATCGCCTTTTGGACTGAAATTGGTTGATACAGGGCCGGCCATGGTTGCACCAGTGAACAGCTTGTGGTGAG
The sequence above is drawn from the Eucalyptus grandis isolate ANBG69807.140 chromosome 11, ASM1654582v1, whole genome shotgun sequence genome and encodes:
- the LOC104438098 gene encoding TMV resistance protein N-like produces the protein MLLSLIVFRNLSPPSDYEELSNNVVDNTKGLPLAIKVLGSFLRSRSLLEWKRALKKMKEVFSGEIFSLLKIDGLDDYQKDIFPDIACFFMGECISYVRKFWKSCDLYPDGGIAVLIDKLLITIKYGKLEMHDMIQEMGREIVRRESPKDPGERDMLWFYEYVLHVLTEGTGTNRVEAMMLKLAAPEEVHFSAQAFTNMKRPRIFHKPFRPQENCTSNPE